The following coding sequences are from one Saccharomyces cerevisiae S288C chromosome X, complete sequence window:
- the REC107 gene encoding Rec107p (Protein involved in early stages of meiotic recombination; involved in coordination between the initiation of recombination and the first division of meiosis; part of a complex (Rec107p-Mei4p-Rec114p) required for ds break formation): MVARGRTDEISTDVSEANSEHSLMITETSSPFRSIFSHSGKVANAGALEESDKQILEWAGKLELESMELRENSDKLIKVLNENSKTLCKSLNKFNQLLEQDAATNGNVKTLIKDLASQIENQLDKVSTAMLSKGDEKKTKSDSSYRQVLVEEISRYNSKITRHVTNKQHETEKSMRCTQEMLFNVGSQLEDVHKVLLSLSKDMHSLQTRQTALEMAFREKADHAYDRPDVSLNGTTLLHDMDEAHDKQRKKSVPPPRMMVTRSMKRRRSSSPTLSTSQNHNSEDNDDASHRLKRAARTIIPWEELRPDTLESEL, from the exons ATGGTCGCTAGAGGTAGAACAGACGAGATATCTACAGATGTTTCAGAGGCTAATTCTGAACACTCGTTGATGATTACAGAAACATCATCACCGTTCAGATCTATATTCTCCCACAGTGGGAAAGTAGCGAATGCAGGCGCTTTAGAGGAATCGGACAAGCAGATACTGGAATGGGCAGGTAAACTGGAATTGGAGAGTATGGAGCTGAGGGAAAACTCTGACAAGCTAATTAAAGttttaaatgaaaattctaAGACATTATGTAAATCGCTAAACAAGTTTAACCAGCTACTGGAACAAGATGCTGCTACGAACG GAAACGTGAAAACCTTAATAAAGGATTTGGCTTCCCAGATTGAAAACCAACTGGACAAAGTGTCAACAGCAATGTTATCGAAAGGCGACGAGAAGAAGACAAAGTCGGATTCCAGCTACAGGCAGGTATTAGTCGAAGAAATAAGCAGGTATAATTCCAAGATAACGCGACACGTAACTAACAAGCAGCATGAGACGGAAAAGTCGATGAGGTGCACCCAGGAGATGCTCTTCAACGTCGGCAGCCAACTGGAGGACGTGCATAAAGTGCTCCTGTCTCTATCCAAAGACATGCACAGTCTACAAACCCGCCAGACTGCTCTAGAGATGGCGTTTCGAGAAAAGGCAGATCACGCCTACGATCGCCCGGATGTGTCTCTGAATGGCACCACACTCCTGCACGATATGGACGAAGCCCACGATAAGCAGCGTAAGAAGTCCGTGCCGCCACCAAGAATGATGGTCACAAGGTCCATGAAACGCAGAAGATCCAGCTCCCCAACCCTATCCACCAGCCAAAACCACAATAGCGAAGACAATGATGACGCTAGCCATCGGCTGAAGCGTGCGGCCAGGACCATTATTCCCTGGGAGGAACTAAGACCCGACACTCTGGAATCTGAGCTGTGA